AACGGCTCCGGCCTCTGCGTGGTGCTGAGCCTCCTGCAGCCGCTGGCGCCGTGGCGCATCTGTCCGTCCCTGCGTTCTGCGAGGAAGCCTCTTCCCGCCGCGGCTGCGGGACGGGAGTGCGGGGCTCACGGGCTTCCCGAGCCGCCCCGCCCGGGCCGTGGAGACACGTGTGTCTGCGTGTGCCTGCAGGTGCTCCGGCCGGCCGGCCCGTCGGGACGGAGCTGCGCCTCCCCTGTGTCCGCGCCCGGCGGCCGCGCCTCGTGTCCCGGCAGACGGCGAGGGCCACCGCGGCGCCGAAGAGCGGTTCTGAGGACcggcctgcccctgcccctgcccctgcccctgctcctgcccctgtCTCTGCCCCTGTCTCTACTCCTGCCCCTGTCTCTGCCCCtgtctctgcccctgcccctgtcactactcctgcccctgcccctgtccctgcccctgcccctgtccctgcccctgcccctgtctctactcctgcccctgcccctgtccctgtctctgccccTGTCTCTACTCCTGCCCCTGTCTCTGCCCCtgtctctgcccctgcccctgtcactactcctgcccctgcccctgtccctgcccctgcccctgtccctgcccctgcccctgtctctactcctgcccctgcccctgcccctgcccctgtccctgcccctgcccctgtctctactcctgcccctgcccctgtccctgtccctgcccctgcccctgtctctactcctgcccctgcccctgtccctgtctctgccccTGTCTCTACTCCTGCCCCTGTCTCTgcccctgtctctgtccctgtctctgcccctgccctgcccctgccctgcccctgccctgcccctgccctgccctgccctgccctgccctgtccctgcTCGCCTCCTGCGGCGTGATGTCTCCGGCCGGGCGGGGAGCCGTCCGGCCGGCGCAGGCCCGGGCCTTCAGGAGGCGGAGAGGCCTGCGGAAGGTCCAGCGGGAGGACGGGGACGAGGCCGCGCACAGGCCACAGACGCACAACCGCGCGGGCCAGGAGCTGTTCCGCCAGCTGTTCCGGCAGCTGCGCTACCACGAGTCGGCCGGGCCCGCGGAGACGCTGAGCCGCCTGCGGGAGCTGTGCCGCTGGTGGCTGCGGCCCGACGCGCTGTCCAAGGCGCAGATCCTGGAGCTGCTGGTGCTGGAGCAGTTCCTCAGCATCCTGCCCGCCGAGCTCCGCGCCTGGGTGCAGCTGCACCGGCCCGGCAGTGGCGAGGAGGCCGCGGCGCTGCTGGAGGAGCTGCACGGGGACCTCGCCGGCCTGTCAACGCCGCCGCCCAGGGTGAGTGTGAGGGTGACGGTGACGGTGAGGGTGACGGTGAGGGTGACGGTGAGGGTGACTGagtgtgagggtgagggtgactgtgagggtgagggtgagggtgagggtgactgAGGGTGAGTGTGAGGGTGACGGTGAAGGTGactgtgagggtgagggtgagggtgagggtgactgagtgtgagggtgagggtgactgtgagggtgagggtgactgtgagggtgagggtgactgTTAGTGTGAGGGTGagtgtgagggtgagggtgactgAGGGTGAGGGTGACAGTGACTGTGAGGGTGactgtgagggtgagggtgactgTGAGTGTGAGGGTGAGAGTGACAGTGACTGTGAGGGTGactgtgagggtgagggtgagtgtgagggtgagggtgacggTGAGGGTGACTGAGGGTTGTGAGGGTgactgagggtgagggtgagtggCAGCAGGGAGTGACCGCGGGAGTGACCCAGCTTCAGAGAGGCGGAGGCCCCGCAGTGGCCAGCGACGAGGGTGGCAGAGAGACTCTGCAGAGAGACCCTGCGGCCCTGCCTCGCCTCAGGgcgcttccctgcaggtggggcgggggCTCCGCGGACTCTCCCTCACGGCTGATGACAGGCTGGTGCGGGAGCAGGCAGCTGGGGTCCGACTCCCTCAGGCCCTCAGCCCGCCATGCTCTGCGTCCTCGGGGAGAGGGCAGGAAGACTGAGGGGCGGCCCAGGACGAAGAGGCCAGAGTTGAAGGACGGCTTTCTGAGAGAGCTcgctttaattttcatttttattgctagGAGCTCACTTAGGGTTTTGTTTTTCTGTGGAGGGCAGGCAGCTCATGGTTCGCAGTAACACAGCCGCCGGAGCATGTCGAGGTTCTCAGTGTCTGCGACACACGCGCCCTGCctggccctcccctcccctcccctcccctgcccctcccctcccctcccctcccctcccctgccctcccctccccttccctcctctcctctcttcctctcctctcctctcctctaccccctcccctcctctcccctcccctccattcccctcccctcccctcccctcctttcccctccttaaaaagaaaaatagagtgtGAAaagaagagatgcctgcagccctgcttcaccactcatgaagcttccccctgcaggtggggaccgggggcttgaacccgggtccttgcgcactgtgatgtgtgcgctcagccagatgtgcccccgcctggccccttgtagtttttccttttcttctccttttaaatatgtatttattagatagagacatcagttgagaagggaggatacagagagggagagagacagacacttgtagcctagcttcaccactcgtgaataaaatatgttttattttgtttaccagagcactgctcacagctctggcttatggcggtgcaggggattgaacctggaatttaggAACCTCAGGcgtgtctctttgcatcaccattatgctgtctacccccacccttagttttttctttatctgaggagtttagactttctcccagttgctaaAGTGCTGCGTGTCATTTGTTATCCACTCAGTATTAGGTTTGTGGGGTCTGCCTGCTTTTGGCCTTTCTACTCAGTTACTGAGCTTACTAGGCCAATCTAATCGGCCAGAGGATTTATGCTGCCTGCTTTAGGCCTTTCTGCTAGGACGCCAGGCTCATGAGGTCTCAGCCCTTTACTCCGAGTCTGTAATCGCCCCTGTTCGCAGAGCCACgtgccggggccggggccggggcccaaGCTCGTGCCTCGTCTCTGTGACTCTGCCGTCGGGCCCGTGTGTCAGGAAAGGTCTCGCTAGGTTGGAGGAGTTGTGAGGTCGACACCTCAAGCTTGGTGTGAAGACCAcggtttaaaaaaagatttgtttgtctctctctgtgtctttctctctctgtatctctctcaaagataaaataaataaagtactttagaaaataaaataataaaaaaagacttgtttattaatggtagaggagaaagagggaaggagagagagggaaaaggagagagaatcaaGTCATCACTCTGACACGCGCCAGCAGGGTCCAGCCCACAGTCTCCCCAGTCTTGAACTTCCCAGCACACCGGAGTTCTTGCCCAGACTTTCTGCCTTCCAGAGCCTCCGATTAAAAGGAGATGCAGACATGATGAATcccagcaccgccatcagccGCCACTGAGCTGTGTTCGGACAAAGGGAAGAAACAGAATAAAATCACAGAATTACTTCGTGGTTCAAGTCTGCCCCTGAATTCCTTTGGCCCCGCTCTTCTGTTCAGCTTCTCTGTTCTTTGGGAGGACCCAGAGCAGATCACTCTGACGAGTTCACCGTCTTTAGTGGCTTAGCGTGAGATGTTTCATGGCGCAGGCTAGGATTCCTCCATCCTCACGGAGAGAACTGTCGTCACAGCCAGAGAAGGCTCATTGGTTTGGCCGGGACTCCCACGCTCGTCTCCACCGGAGACGGGGACTAGTTCGGTCAGGTGGAAGGCCTTCTCCTCCCTGCGCTCTGCTGGTTAGGCTGTGCCGCTGTCTGCACTCAGCCCTCTCTTCTGGTTCTGTGGCCGACTCTGTAGCCCGCGCTGCTTCAGCAGTGAGCTTGCAGGGTGGGAGCAGGCCTGCTGCTTAGGGGCCATTAGGCGTATCAGGTCGCTACACCGTAGCCTGACGCTGAGAGACATTAGCCACTGCTCAGTTGATGCGTCTCAGCTGTGACGTGCTGGGAGTTTAATGCCCGGAGTTAAGTTCCTCCAGTctgatatagaaaaaaaaagatttgggttcaagcccctggtccccacctgcagggggagcttcatgggtggtgaagcgggCCTCtaattgtctctgtctctctcccttttggtctcctccttccctcttaatttctctctgtctctatccaataataagtatcaattaaaaaagaataaaaagaaagaaaaaagtgacttaCAAGAAGCTTTATCTGTTTattaacacagagagaaaacacGAGAAGTACAGCACAtgatgctggggaccaaacctgggacctggggctCTGGTGCAGGATTCCAGCCGCTGCGTCTCCTGAGCGGCTGCTGCTCTTCCCGCTCCAGGACGGGAGTGGGACTGAGCTGCTGGCAGGGAGTCAGTGCAGCCCCACGCCGGACCACGGTGCTCTCGATGACTCGCTcagtgctttttttgtttgtttttgtattatctttatttgtttattgaagacagccagaaatcaagagagaagggggagagaggcacttgcaaagtttctccctgcaggtagggactgggggctcgaagtggggtccttgtgcattgtaacgcgtgctcaaccaggtgcgccaccgcccggccccgagTGCTAGCCGCCCCGTGGCCCCACTGCAGCCCAGGAAGGTTTAGGGGCGGGGGGCCTCCTTGGGCTTCATCTCCAGGTTGGAGGTCCTGAGGACCTGACTGGGTTTCGCCAGGCCTCTGCCATGTAGGGATTTGACCAAATGGCCGCTTTTCTGGAGTGCGCTTTCTGATTCCCATGGGAATCCTCTCAGGACGTTTTTTTCCTCTTAGCAGGAAGTGCCAGCCCCTGCCCAGAGCGCAGATGTGCATCGGATGGGTACGGACGCCCTGCAGGCCACAGGGCCACAGTCCCCCACTTCGTCGCCCAGGAGTGGCTCTGCTCTGCGGGGCCGCCCGGAGCCCCCCTGCGCCTCGGGACCGCATGACTTCCTGGCTGGGCCTCCCGGTACTTACCGCCTGGCTCGGACCCCGACTGGATACCCCGACTGGATGCCGCGCCGCCAGCATTCCCTAGGCGGCGTCTCCTCACCGTCTGTGCGCACTCCGCGCCCTCCTGTGTCCCTCCCGTGCTCTCTGGCCCATCTGCTCAGCTTCCTCCACGGcactcccatccccacctctCCTCAGGCCTCGGCAGGCCCCGGGGAACATGGCGTCCAGGCCTTGTTGGGGCTGCAGGAGCCCTCTTGGGGGCGTCTCAGCAGGGTGCCTCGACCTGGGCAACACAGTTTGAAGGCTGTTTCTTTTTGtgattttgttgtctttatttatttattggacaggggcagaaatggagaggaagggggtgatagaaagggagagagacagagagacacttgtggtgCTGCTTCCCCACTCGCAGAGCCTTCCCCctgcggtggggaccaggggctcgaacccggatcctcacgcactgtaatgtgtgcgcccaGCCAGGTGCACCGGCACCTAAAGGCTCTTTCTTCACTTCCAGATGCTTCTGCTGCTCAGGCGCCTGCCctttcccagagagagaggggcctaGGAGGGGAGCCAGCAGCGCAGCCTCAGGTAAGCACTGCGCCTTCCTTCCCCtggctcggccactgcgagcgcTCAGGTCGCCCTGCTGGGTGACGCCCACTCTTTCTCCCTGCTCTCTCCTGCCCCGATTCCCTGCTCCTGACGGTGGCGCTCAGTGGCCAGCACAGGACTGTGTGTTTTCAGGAGGCGGTGACTTTCAAGGACGTGGAGGTGACCTTTTCCCAGGATGAGTGGCGATGGCTCTGCCCCGCTCAGCGGAACCTGTACCGGGACGTGATGCTGGAGAACCACAGGAACGTGGCTTCTCTGGGTGAGCCGCCTGCTCTTGCCCCCGTCACCCTGTGCCTCCAGAGGAAGGGGCCTGACAGGTCTGAGTCGGTCTCTGAAGCAGCTAGTCTGACTACCTAGCCAGCGAGTCTCCTGACAGACAGATGAGGGTTGTGATGCCTGTTAAGCCGGGTTACTGGAGAAGCCGGGCTGTGTGTGTTGAGACCCTAGTCCCCGTAGGCATCCACAGTGTTGACCTGTGTCAGCTGATTCCGTGGTCGTGTGGTTCCCATCTCTAGAGATGACCTAGTTTCGTTTTTTTATCGGAgccttgttcagctctggctcatggtggtgcaggggattgaacctggggcctcagagcctcaggcgtgagtctGCTTTCATAACCACTATCTAAccaccactgtgctgcctcctctgcctgttttgttttaaccagagcactgctcagctctgacttagggtagtgctaggggttgaacctgggacctttagtgcaAAGCCTTTCTGCAGAGCATCACGCTGTCGCCGTGGCCTAGAGTCCCCGTAGCGGAGTTCACTCACTCTCACGTGACTCCCTCGGTCTCCTTCCCTAGCTGCTTCTACTTGATTCCTtggcttctccctccttcccaggaGACCTCAGGACCGAGAGGTTCTGGAATGTAGTTGAGAGTGACccacctgccttcccctcccatctcaacgcCTTCTCTTCTGCAGCGGGGCCGTCCAGCAAGCCTGCCCTGATCTCCTGGCTGGAGGCGCAGGACCCCTGGGCCCTGAGTGTCCAGGGGGCTCAGCCCACGAGGAAACCAGgagctgcccctgcaggtgggtcccacTGAAAACTGCTCAGGTCTGTTCCTCGCGCAcctgctctccccctgcctccctctgtttctcttactCTAATCTCGTCTTATCAGAGCACTCACAGCTCTGGTTGTGGTGGTGCTATGCTCTTCCCCTTCAAGTGTCTTCCGTAAGCTAAGAGTTCCTTCCGTTAGTCCATGCAGGCTGGCTCCCTGCATGGACTGCTAAGGAGTGCTGGGCTCCCGGGCTTCTGTCCTTCCTGTTGCCGCACCTTTActtctgcctggcccctctccagCTGTCCACTCGGCACCTGCTCACCGAGGTGTTTCTTCCTGTCTCCACACACTGTTGTTCCCCTCCAGCCTGTGCCGGCTCCCCGTCAGCTGGCTCCCCGTGCCCGCCCTTCCTGTCCTTGGCTTCCCTCCTCGCCTCATCTGTTGCTCCTCTGTGCTTGCTCATGTCCCGGGACAGAGTTGATTCCAGGCCTGTCAGCCAGGCCCTTTCAGAGGCTCTAGGGGCCTTCCCGCCACGTGACGTGCTTGTGACGTgaccctttcccctcctcccgcTGCTCAGCAGTCCCTTCAAGCAGACAGGGTTTCTGCACACGTCTGGCTGCTGTGCCTGTCTCCTTCGCCTTTGTCTTCTCTGTCACCTGGGACATTCTCCAGTTTTGTTTAGCTCATCCCTGACTGTTTGATAAAGGCATTCGCAGTCAACAAGAGAGTCTCCACCAAGTGTCTCTTGGTTTTCTCTGTTCCAAGTACAGAACAAGAGTTCATTCTCTTGTGTCTTATTCTGTGTTAGGCTGTGAGCTCTGGATTAAAAGAAATAAGCCCGTCTTAAGAAACAAACCTTCAGAAGAAGCAGAAACCCCAGTGATGCCATCTGGATGTCATACGGTGACTACTGCTGAGGGGACATTGTTCAGAGAGTCTGTTGACCGGAAGAGCAGGTCACAGGAGCAGCATGGACCCACACTGGTGAAGAGCGAGGAAGAAGAGACCAGTGTCAGCCATGGGGCTGCGAGAGGGTCTGAAGAGCCGGGGAGAAGCAGTGCGTCAAAGCACATCCTATACTTCAGAGTTCCCAGGAGAAAGCTGTCCTACAGACACGGCCATGGGAGGCACTTCAGAGGGGGTTCCTGCAAGGAGTTCGGGAAGGGCGTCGGACACATCGTGGGCACGTTTAGCCTCTACCAGAGGATCCTCAGTTACAACACGACGGACGCGTGTGAGAAGAGCCTGCGCCTTGGCTCTCCCCACCCACATGAGGACAGTCTCCACACGAGGTCAGGATATAAGTGCAGTGACTGTGGCAGGGCCTTCAGCTGCAGTTCTTACCTCGAGTGTCACCAGAGGCTTCACACACAGGAGAAACCGTTCAAGTGCAGGGTGTGTGGCAAAGCTTTCCGCTGGAGCTCCAACTGTATCCGGCATGAGAAAATCCACAGCGGGGTGAAGCCCCACAAGTGCGGTTTGTGTGACAAGGCTTTCCAGCGCATGTCTGCCTACCGCCTGCACCAGGAGACCCACGCCAAGCAGAGCGCTGCACACGCTGGTCAGTGTGAAGGGGCCCTCGCCTGTGACTCCGGCTTTGCTCATCCCTTGAGAGACCAAACTGGAGGAAAAGTCTTCGACTGCAGCCAGTGCAGGAAGTCCTTTCACTGTAAGTCGTATGTTCTGGAGCATCAGAGGATTCACACCCAGGAGAAACCCTATAAGTGCAGCAAATGCAGGAAGACCTTTAGGTGGAGGTCGAACTTCACTCGCCATGTACGGATTTACCATGAGGACAAGTTCTGTGGCCAAGACGGCAGCACAGAGGCCGGCGGCCAGACCTCAGCCTGCACTCAGCCCCAGGATGGCCCCACTGTGGAAGAAGCTTTTCTCTGTCAGCTGTGTGGTGAGACTTTTCCCCAGAAGGAATCTCTCCTCGCTCACCAGAAGACTCACACACATGGGAGACGGTTCCGATGCAGTGACTGTGCAAAAGAGTTTACCCACAGGTCAGCTCTGATTTTTCACAAGCAGCAGCATGACACCAAGAGAAATCTTGAGGAGGGACCGTCTCTTAGTGAGGACAGAGCCTTTCAGGTTCCTCAGAGCGATCCCGCCACAGAAAAACCCTACACGTGTGGCCTATGTGGCAAAGTCTTCCGCAATCACTCGTTTCTCCTGATTCACCAGAGGATTCACACCAGAGAGAGGCCTTACAAGTGCAGGGAGTGTGGGAAGGCTTTCAGGTGGAGCTCCAACCTCTCCCGACACCAGAGGGTTCACTCTCTGAAGAAGAGGCAGTACGAGTGCCGTGAGAGCCACAGCGCCCCAAACCCGCAGCCACAGAACCTCCCCGACAAGAAACGCTTTTGGTGCCAGGAATGCGGGAAGTCCTTCACGCGCAAGCGATCCCTCCTGGATCATAACGGGATACACAGCGGGGAGAAGCGCTACAAATGTGACCAGTGCGGGAAGTCTTTCGATAGAAAATACCGCCTTGTTAACCACCAGAGGATCCACACGCAAGAGAGACCTTTTAAGTGTCAGTGGTGCGGGAAGGACTTCATCGGGAGACATACCCTGAACATACACGAGAAGAAGCACTTCAGGGCGCAGTCTGAACGCAGCCTGGCCGAGTCGCCTTCCTCTCAGGACCCGGGGGCGAGCGCGGGGGCGTCGGGCGCCAGTGGAGAGAAGCCCCCCGAGGGCTGCGAGGAAGCCCGTGCCCGGAGCCACAAGCTCAGGGGCCTGCAGGGCGCGCCCCTCGGGAAGAAGTGCCACAGGTGCAGCACGTGCGGGAAGACGTTCAAGAAGAGGTCGCACCTGCTCAGCCACAGGAGGTTCCACACTGGAGAGAGGCCCTTCAAGTGCCGAGACTGTGGGAAGACCTTCGGGTGGTCTTCCAACCTGACGCGGCACATGAAGAACCACCTCTGAAGGCGCTAGGGGAGAAGGGCGCCCGGCCGCGCTGCTGGTGGAGGACACTCGGGGGCGCGCTGCTGGGGGGCAGGGCCACGCTGAAGTTCCTTCTTGAAGGCCCCCGTCAGCTCTCTGCCCTGACTGAAGGGAGAGCCGCTCTGGGACTTGGGCAGGAAGGAGTGAGTTGAATCCGTTTTCTCTCTGAACTTGACCCGACGGTGTCGTTCTGATCTTCATCATGGCAGCGGCAAGAACTCCTGCTTTGCCCAGCTGACTCCCGGGAGTTCTGGCCACAGCTCCGACTTCGGCGTGAGGCTTCCTTTGGGTTTATTGTCTCAGAATCGCAGACGAGGGCAGAGCGTTGGGCCCTGGGCCCTGGGCCggtgcctcgcctcgcctcgccgtGAGCAGCTGCCCAGTGCCCCGCGCCCCTGGAGGCCAAGCTCATCATGTGCTCGAGCCAGCCCGGCCGGCCGGAGCAGAGGAAAGCCCTGCACCGTCGTATCTTCACAGACGATAAACAGGAATCACCTAGAGTTTTGAGGGGTGCTGTGAGTTTCGGGCAAAGTGAATCCGACTTCAGAGGGGAAGTGGGTCATCCTTGTAAATGGAGCCTCTGCTGAGGGGGAGCTTCGAGTGAAGGTGTGCAGGGAGGGAGGTCAGTCAGCTCTGCTTCTCTCCACCCAGGCGTAGACCTGGGCCCTTACGTCCTCGGGACGACAGAGAGCCCCCAGGGCATCGCTGTGTGTGTCCCTCCACTCTAGCCCTGGGGCCCCCGCTGGGACTGGGTGGCTGCCTCAAAGGGGGACGGGTGGGCAGCCCCGGTGGTTTTGAGTTGAAATGTGACGTGGTCAGGATGTGGGTTACATTTTCAGGTGTCAGCCGCCGGCCAAATAGTGTAGCTGGAAagttcttcttcagttttatttaAACCTTTTCCtttatggtttttattttaatgtgaacactgctcagtcctggcttgtggtggtggggcttgaatctgggatatCAGAGCCTCGGCCGCGGAGTCCCATGCATGACTTGAATGCTCTTTCACCAGCCCTAGCTGCAAGACTTGTGCAGTAGTGCCCTCTGCCGGTCCCACGGACAGAAGACCCTCCTGCCATGCCTGCATCGCCCCTAGACCTTCAGCCCTCAGCAGACACCTTAGGGGCGCGCTCCTGGAGCAGGCTGCCTCTGGCGATAAGAGAGTTCTCTCAGAGTGCTGATAGCTTCTCCCTGGCGTGCCGTGGGCAGCGGAGGATGAGCTGTCAGGAACTGGTG
Above is a window of Erinaceus europaeus chromosome 12, mEriEur2.1, whole genome shotgun sequence DNA encoding:
- the ZNF445 gene encoding zinc finger protein 445 isoform X1 — encoded protein: MSPAGRGAVRPAQARAFRRRRGLRKVQREDGDEAAHRPQTHNRAGQELFRQLFRQLRYHESAGPAETLSRLRELCRWWLRPDALSKAQILELLVLEQFLSILPAELRAWVQLHRPGSGEEAAALLEELHGDLAGLSTPPPRQEVPAPAQSADVHRMGTDALQATGPQSPTSSPRSGSALRGRPEPPCASGPHDFLAGPPDASAAQAPALSQRERGLGGEPAAQPQEAVTFKDVEVTFSQDEWRWLCPAQRNLYRDVMLENHRNVASLAGPSSKPALISWLEAQDPWALSVQGAQPTRKPGAAPAGCELWIKRNKPVLRNKPSEEAETPVMPSGCHTVTTAEGTLFRESVDRKSRSQEQHGPTLVKSEEEETSVSHGAARGSEEPGRSSASKHILYFRVPRRKLSYRHGHGRHFRGGSCKEFGKGVGHIVGTFSLYQRILSYNTTDACEKSLRLGSPHPHEDSLHTRSGYKCSDCGRAFSCSSYLECHQRLHTQEKPFKCRVCGKAFRWSSNCIRHEKIHSGVKPHKCGLCDKAFQRMSAYRLHQETHAKQSAAHAGQCEGALACDSGFAHPLRDQTGGKVFDCSQCRKSFHCKSYVLEHQRIHTQEKPYKCSKCRKTFRWRSNFTRHVRIYHEDKFCGQDGSTEAGGQTSACTQPQDGPTVEEAFLCQLCGETFPQKESLLAHQKTHTHGRRFRCSDCAKEFTHRSALIFHKQQHDTKRNLEEGPSLSEDRAFQVPQSDPATEKPYTCGLCGKVFRNHSFLLIHQRIHTRERPYKCRECGKAFRWSSNLSRHQRVHSLKKRQYECRESHSAPNPQPQNLPDKKRFWCQECGKSFTRKRSLLDHNGIHSGEKRYKCDQCGKSFDRKYRLVNHQRIHTQERPFKCQWCGKDFIGRHTLNIHEKKHFRAQSERSLAESPSSQDPGASAGASGASGEKPPEGCEEARARSHKLRGLQGAPLGKKCHRCSTCGKTFKKRSHLLSHRRFHTGERPFKCRDCGKTFGWSSNLTRHMKNHL
- the ZNF445 gene encoding zinc finger protein 445 isoform X2; this encodes MSPAGRGAVRPAQARAFRRRRGLRKVQREDGDEAAHRPQTHNRAGQELFRQLFRQLRYHESAGPAETLSRLRELCRWWLRPDALSKAQILELLVLEQFLSILPAELRAWVQLHRPGSGEEAAALLEELHGDLAGLSTPPPREVPAPAQSADVHRMGTDALQATGPQSPTSSPRSGSALRGRPEPPCASGPHDFLAGPPDASAAQAPALSQRERGLGGEPAAQPQEAVTFKDVEVTFSQDEWRWLCPAQRNLYRDVMLENHRNVASLAGPSSKPALISWLEAQDPWALSVQGAQPTRKPGAAPAGCELWIKRNKPVLRNKPSEEAETPVMPSGCHTVTTAEGTLFRESVDRKSRSQEQHGPTLVKSEEEETSVSHGAARGSEEPGRSSASKHILYFRVPRRKLSYRHGHGRHFRGGSCKEFGKGVGHIVGTFSLYQRILSYNTTDACEKSLRLGSPHPHEDSLHTRSGYKCSDCGRAFSCSSYLECHQRLHTQEKPFKCRVCGKAFRWSSNCIRHEKIHSGVKPHKCGLCDKAFQRMSAYRLHQETHAKQSAAHAGQCEGALACDSGFAHPLRDQTGGKVFDCSQCRKSFHCKSYVLEHQRIHTQEKPYKCSKCRKTFRWRSNFTRHVRIYHEDKFCGQDGSTEAGGQTSACTQPQDGPTVEEAFLCQLCGETFPQKESLLAHQKTHTHGRRFRCSDCAKEFTHRSALIFHKQQHDTKRNLEEGPSLSEDRAFQVPQSDPATEKPYTCGLCGKVFRNHSFLLIHQRIHTRERPYKCRECGKAFRWSSNLSRHQRVHSLKKRQYECRESHSAPNPQPQNLPDKKRFWCQECGKSFTRKRSLLDHNGIHSGEKRYKCDQCGKSFDRKYRLVNHQRIHTQERPFKCQWCGKDFIGRHTLNIHEKKHFRAQSERSLAESPSSQDPGASAGASGASGEKPPEGCEEARARSHKLRGLQGAPLGKKCHRCSTCGKTFKKRSHLLSHRRFHTGERPFKCRDCGKTFGWSSNLTRHMKNHL